In Kitasatospora sp. NA04385, a single genomic region encodes these proteins:
- a CDS encoding cytochrome P450 yields MDSLRHELTRFIQQPAAQQDPPALYRRLLAEAPVLDLGPLYVVSGHQEILTVLMNPGTNVDPTTVGLPRAGNTALLKVVNRMLPMRDGADHTRLKRLATAAFSHRRLEQMRERIETTAARLLAPLIASGSFELVADLAVPLPVAVSCAILDVPDSEQGRITGWAGLVARAMLDPFGTGPEAAELDAEFAAFHSYVEELCAARAAAPGDDLISRLTVARGEGRLDTEELLAFVVMLLANGLETLTSGLAVAAWELIRTPGLAARVRNRPALADAVFDEAQRLGSPVRASARALTREVVLGDTVVPAGSVAMLLYAAANRDPRRFADPDRFDPDRPERQHLAFGHGPHHCLGAPLSLIAGSAVLRGLAEADAVRELSTTLTESTARLNEQFAFGGVRELPVACPLRTAPPVEPQVESQIEPPSAPPSAPPSAPPSATPSAPLSEPLEVAA; encoded by the coding sequence ATGGACAGCCTCCGGCACGAGCTGACGCGGTTCATCCAGCAGCCCGCCGCTCAGCAGGACCCACCCGCGCTCTACCGCCGGCTGCTGGCCGAGGCGCCCGTCCTGGACCTCGGCCCGCTGTACGTGGTCTCCGGGCACCAGGAGATCCTCACCGTCCTGATGAACCCGGGCACCAACGTCGACCCGACCACCGTCGGACTGCCCAGGGCCGGTAACACCGCGCTGCTGAAGGTGGTCAACCGGATGCTGCCGATGCGCGACGGCGCCGACCACACCCGGCTCAAGCGGCTCGCCACCGCCGCGTTCAGCCACCGCAGGCTGGAGCAGATGCGCGAGCGGATCGAGACCACCGCCGCCCGGCTGCTCGCCCCGCTGATCGCCTCCGGCTCCTTCGAGCTCGTCGCCGACCTGGCCGTTCCGCTGCCGGTCGCCGTCTCCTGCGCCATCCTCGACGTCCCCGACTCCGAGCAGGGCCGGATCACCGGCTGGGCGGGCCTGGTCGCCCGCGCGATGCTCGATCCCTTCGGCACCGGGCCCGAAGCCGCCGAACTGGACGCCGAGTTCGCCGCGTTCCACTCCTACGTCGAGGAGCTGTGCGCCGCGCGGGCCGCCGCCCCCGGCGACGACCTGATCAGCCGGCTGACCGTCGCGCGCGGCGAGGGCCGGCTCGACACCGAGGAACTGCTCGCCTTCGTGGTGATGCTGCTAGCCAACGGTCTGGAGACGCTCACCTCCGGACTGGCCGTCGCCGCCTGGGAGTTGATCCGAACCCCCGGCCTGGCCGCCCGGGTCCGCAACCGGCCCGCGCTGGCCGACGCCGTGTTCGACGAGGCCCAGCGGCTCGGCAGCCCCGTGCGCGCCAGCGCCCGGGCCCTGACCCGCGAGGTCGTGCTCGGCGACACCGTCGTCCCGGCGGGCAGCGTCGCCATGCTGCTGTACGCCGCCGCCAACCGGGACCCGCGCCGCTTCGCCGACCCCGACCGCTTCGACCCCGACCGGCCCGAGCGCCAGCACCTCGCCTTCGGCCACGGCCCGCACCACTGCCTGGGCGCCCCGCTCTCGCTGATCGCCGGCTCCGCCGTCCTGCGCGGCCTTGCCGAGGCCGACGCCGTACGGGAGTTGAGCACCACCCTGACCGAGTCCACCGCCCGCCTGAACGAGCAGTTCGCCTTCGGCGGGGTCCGCGAACTGCCGGTGGCCTGCCCGCTGCGGACCGCGCCGCCGGTTGAACCGCAGGTCGAATCGCAGATCGAACCGCCGTCCGCGCCGCCGTCCGCGCCGCCGTCCGCGCCGCCGTCCGCGACGCCGTCCGCGCCGCTGTCCGAACCGCTGGAGGTGGCGGCATGA
- a CDS encoding ATP-binding cassette domain-containing protein, producing the protein MKPVRAATAEPPVTEPRTANSGPAAPETGTANPPKATGKAGKAGKAGKTGAAGKAKKRSYLRTPVVPQMEEQDCGAACLAVVLGAFGRRVTLNEASRACGVSRDGVSAAAVARAAGRYGLLARGRRVVRREDERLEGLDAVPVPSMVLVTGPHFAVFEGVKRGRVHVNDPSLGSYSATPAEFWESFAGIAVGFEPGPDFERGGRRFPLLRSLTARMRPYAWPMLVAVLVGMLMTVPGVASAFLLRTYLAAVVNGGASGWALPLTLAGAAVTGLVLAGNWLRSAMVNRVLEAMAARSSAAFLWRMLRLPGAFFHRRQLGGLVTRVQLNDGLANLLSYRVAGAASSLAAAAVHLTALLWLAPKLAVIPVAVAVLDALALRSADRRRGGMIHRLHAEGHKRDGVAFAGVSAIETVKAEGAEDALFRSWAGWQARAAHTGQRVAETVLVPLSLPGALNSAAAAAAVIAGTALLLAGSLSFGTLLAFLLLLNGFLLPVSQLVGTGSEFTVARAQNALLEDIETSEVDPYLAPVLDAPAEPARLRGELELRDLEFGYDPNRPPALTGISLRIAPGEWVAVVGGSGSGKSTLARLAAGVLRPWKGEVLLDGRPRDDWHRGVVTGQVAYVEQQLRLFEGTVRENLTLWDPSVGEDALHRALADAEAAELVRRRGGLDAPIDEDARNWSGGERQRIEIARALALDPALVVLDEATSALDAHTEAAVNAHLRRRGVSCLVLAHRLSTIRAADRVVVIRAGRIVQQGPPAELADQDGPYRELLREAERTAPTATTDPAPAAETPQAAETPETPETPQSTDKQPVRTEEQA; encoded by the coding sequence ATGAAGCCCGTCCGGGCCGCCACCGCCGAGCCGCCCGTCACCGAACCGCGCACCGCCAACAGCGGCCCGGCCGCACCGGAGACCGGAACGGCGAACCCGCCGAAGGCGACCGGTAAGGCCGGGAAGGCCGGGAAGGCCGGAAAGACCGGAGCGGCCGGGAAGGCCAAGAAGCGCAGCTACCTGCGCACGCCCGTCGTGCCGCAGATGGAGGAGCAGGACTGCGGGGCGGCCTGCCTCGCCGTGGTGCTCGGCGCGTTCGGGCGGCGGGTGACGCTGAACGAGGCGTCCCGCGCCTGCGGGGTCAGCCGGGACGGGGTCAGCGCGGCCGCCGTCGCCCGCGCCGCCGGACGGTACGGGCTGCTGGCCCGCGGCCGCCGGGTGGTGCGCCGCGAGGACGAGCGGCTGGAGGGCCTCGACGCGGTGCCGGTGCCGTCGATGGTGCTGGTCACCGGCCCGCACTTCGCCGTCTTCGAGGGCGTCAAGCGCGGCCGGGTGCACGTCAACGACCCCTCGCTGGGCTCCTACTCGGCCACCCCGGCCGAGTTCTGGGAGTCGTTCGCGGGCATCGCCGTCGGTTTCGAGCCCGGCCCCGACTTCGAACGCGGCGGCCGCCGCTTCCCGCTGCTGCGCTCGCTCACCGCCCGGATGCGGCCGTACGCCTGGCCGATGCTGGTCGCGGTGCTGGTCGGCATGCTGATGACGGTGCCCGGCGTGGCCTCCGCGTTCCTGCTGCGCACCTACCTGGCCGCCGTGGTCAACGGCGGCGCGAGCGGCTGGGCGCTGCCGCTGACCCTGGCCGGGGCGGCCGTCACCGGCCTCGTCCTGGCCGGGAACTGGCTGCGCTCCGCGATGGTCAACCGGGTGCTGGAGGCGATGGCCGCCCGCTCCTCGGCGGCCTTCCTGTGGCGGATGCTGCGGCTGCCCGGCGCGTTCTTCCACCGCCGCCAACTCGGCGGCCTGGTCACCCGCGTCCAGCTCAACGACGGCCTGGCCAACCTGCTCTCCTACCGGGTGGCGGGCGCCGCCTCCTCGCTGGCCGCCGCCGCCGTGCACCTGACCGCGCTGCTCTGGCTCGCCCCGAAGCTCGCCGTCATCCCTGTCGCCGTCGCGGTGCTGGACGCGCTGGCGCTGCGCTCCGCGGACCGGCGGCGCGGCGGCATGATCCACCGGCTGCACGCCGAGGGCCACAAGCGCGACGGCGTCGCCTTCGCCGGGGTGTCGGCGATCGAGACGGTCAAGGCGGAGGGCGCGGAGGACGCGCTGTTCCGCTCCTGGGCCGGCTGGCAGGCCCGCGCCGCGCACACCGGGCAGCGGGTCGCCGAAACCGTCCTGGTGCCGCTCTCGCTGCCCGGCGCGCTCAACTCCGCCGCCGCGGCCGCCGCCGTGATCGCCGGAACCGCCCTGCTGCTGGCCGGCTCGCTCTCCTTCGGCACCCTGCTGGCCTTCCTGCTGCTGCTCAACGGCTTCCTCCTGCCGGTCTCCCAACTGGTCGGCACCGGATCGGAGTTCACCGTCGCCCGGGCGCAGAACGCGCTGCTGGAGGACATCGAGACCAGTGAGGTCGACCCGTACCTCGCCCCGGTCCTCGACGCCCCGGCCGAACCCGCCCGGCTGCGCGGCGAACTCGAACTGCGCGACCTGGAGTTCGGCTACGACCCCAACCGGCCGCCCGCCCTCACCGGGATCTCGCTGCGGATCGCCCCCGGCGAATGGGTCGCCGTGGTCGGCGGCAGCGGCAGCGGCAAGTCCACGCTGGCCCGGCTCGCGGCCGGCGTGCTGCGCCCCTGGAAGGGCGAGGTGCTGCTCGACGGGCGCCCCCGCGACGACTGGCACCGCGGTGTCGTCACCGGCCAGGTCGCCTACGTGGAACAGCAGTTGCGCCTCTTCGAGGGCACCGTCCGGGAGAACCTGACGCTCTGGGACCCCTCGGTCGGCGAGGACGCCCTGCACCGGGCCCTGGCCGACGCCGAGGCCGCCGAACTGGTCCGCCGCCGCGGCGGGTTGGACGCTCCGATCGACGAGGATGCCCGCAACTGGTCCGGCGGCGAACGCCAACGCATCGAGATCGCCAGGGCGTTGGCCCTCGACCCGGCGCTGGTCGTGCTCGACGAGGCCACCAGCGCCCTGGACGCCCACACCGAGGCCGCCGTCAACGCGCACCTGCGCCGCCGCGGCGTCAGCTGCCTCGTCCTGGCCCACCGCCTCAGCACCATCCGGGCCGCCGACCGGGTCGTGGTGATCCGGGCCGGCCGGATCGTCCAGCAGGGCCCGCCGGCCGAACTCGCCGACCAGGACGGCCCCTACCGGGAGCTGCTGCGCGAGGCGGAGCGGACGGCGCCGACCGCCACCACCGACCCGGCCCCGGCCGCCGAGACCCCGCAGGCCGCCGAGACCCCCGAGACCCCCGAGACCCCCCAGAGCACCGACAAGCAGCCCGTCCGGACGGAGGAGCAGGCATGA
- a CDS encoding acetyl-CoA carboxylase biotin carboxyl carrier protein subunit encodes MSTVTEPEQNTDAPDAKAPDVEALDTGTPSTGTPDAKAQQSRTAVAAARAAAVLEPGLDQPVRLVGTRLWLAGAALVLAVGAGASWAVWGRLPHTMTVHAVAAHGDAPVRVAAERAGSVVEFEVRPGERVAAGQVLALVGDGTDTARLTAPEAGTVSALLVAPGDQLAPGKPVLTLDPAAAPATVRLLLDNPRDAAKLAPGLPVLVPAPGGGAVRAVVDRVEALPVRADSLDGTLPVAVPGLPAGSAPVWVAYARLPQGVVLDGPLALDVRVDLGSRHPYQAVLGQEAKR; translated from the coding sequence ATGAGCACCGTGACCGAACCCGAGCAGAACACCGACGCACCGGACGCGAAGGCGCCGGACGTCGAGGCACTGGATACCGGAACGCCGAGCACCGGGACGCCGGACGCCAAGGCGCAGCAGTCGCGCACCGCCGTAGCCGCCGCGCGGGCCGCCGCCGTGCTGGAGCCCGGACTCGACCAGCCCGTGCGGCTGGTCGGGACCCGGCTGTGGCTGGCCGGTGCCGCTCTGGTGCTGGCCGTCGGCGCGGGCGCGAGCTGGGCGGTGTGGGGCAGGCTCCCGCACACCATGACCGTGCACGCCGTCGCCGCGCACGGCGACGCCCCCGTCCGGGTGGCCGCCGAACGCGCGGGCAGCGTCGTCGAGTTCGAGGTGCGTCCGGGCGAGCGGGTGGCGGCCGGGCAGGTGCTGGCGCTGGTCGGTGACGGCACGGACACCGCCCGGCTGACCGCCCCCGAAGCCGGCACCGTGAGCGCCCTGCTGGTCGCCCCCGGCGATCAACTCGCGCCGGGAAAACCCGTGTTGACCCTGGACCCGGCCGCCGCGCCGGCCACCGTCCGGCTGCTGCTGGACAACCCGCGGGACGCGGCGAAGCTCGCCCCCGGCCTGCCCGTGCTCGTCCCGGCACCCGGCGGAGGAGCGGTGCGCGCCGTCGTCGACCGGGTCGAGGCGCTGCCCGTCCGCGCCGACTCGCTCGACGGCACCCTCCCGGTCGCCGTCCCCGGCCTGCCCGCCGGCAGTGCCCCCGTCTGGGTGGCGTACGCCCGGCTCCCGCAGGGCGTCGTGCTGGACGGCCCGCTGGCGCTGGACGTCCGGGTCGACCTCGGCAGCCGGCACCCGTACCAGGCGGTCCTCGGACAGGAGGCCAAGCGATGA